The following coding sequences lie in one Oncorhynchus kisutch isolate 150728-3 linkage group LG27, Okis_V2, whole genome shotgun sequence genomic window:
- the LOC109872294 gene encoding BTB/POZ domain-containing protein KCTD1 isoform X3, whose product MFQDNRSSMSRPMITRSPASPLSNQGIPTPAQLTKSNAPVHIDVGGHMYTSSLATLTKYPESRIGRLFDGTEPIVLDSLKQHYFIDRDGHMFRYILNFLRTSKLLIPDDFKDYSLLYEEARYFQLQPLLAELEHWRQDRDLARVSRPCECLVVRVAPDLGERITLSGDKALIEDVFPEIGDVMCNSVNAGWNHDSTHVIRFPLNGYCHLNSVQVLERLQQRGFEIAGSCGGGVDSSQFSEYVLRRELRRAGQRGGPNSNRIKQEQLD is encoded by the exons GATAACCGTTCCAGCATGTCCAGGCCAATGATCACCAGATCGCCAGCGTCCCCCCTGAGTAACCAGGGCATCCCGACACCCGCCCAGCTCACCAAGTCCAACGCCCCTGTGCACATCGACGTGGGCGGACACATGTACACCAGCAGTCTGGCCACGTTAACCAAGTACCCAGAGTCCAG AATCGGCCGTCTCTTTGATGGCACAGAGCCCATAGTGTTGGACAGTCTGAAGCAGCACTATTTCATTGACAGGGACGGACACATGTTCCGCTACATCCTCAACTTCCTCAGGACTTCCAAGCTCCTCATCCCAGACGACTTCAAA GACTATAGCCTGCTGTACGAGGAGGCCCGGTACTTCCAGCTGCAGCCCTTGCTGGCCGAGCTGGAGCACTGGCGCCAGGATCGCGACCTGGCCAGGGTGTCACGCCCCTGCGAGTGCCTGGTGGTACGCGTGGCGCCCGACCTGGGAGAGAGGATAACGCTGAGCGGAGATAAGGCCCTCATCGAGGACGTGTTCCCGGAGATCGGCGACGTCATGTGCAACTCGGTCAATGCTGGCTGGAACCACGACTCCACACACGTCATCCGCTTCCCGCTCAATGGATACTGTCATCTCAACTCTGTCCAG GTGTTGGAGCGTCTGCAGCAGCGTGGCTTTGAGATCGccggctcctgcggtggaggcgTCGACTCTTCCCAGTTCAGCGAGTACGTcctgaggagggaactgaggagggcggGCCAGCGAGGAGGGCCTAACTCAAACAGGATAAAACAGGAGCAGCTGGACTAG
- the LOC109872294 gene encoding BTB/POZ domain-containing protein KCTD1 isoform X2 — MLWRQNMIYMDNRSSMSRPMITRSPASPLSNQGIPTPAQLTKSNAPVHIDVGGHMYTSSLATLTKYPESRIGRLFDGTEPIVLDSLKQHYFIDRDGHMFRYILNFLRTSKLLIPDDFKDYSLLYEEARYFQLQPLLAELEHWRQDRDLARVSRPCECLVVRVAPDLGERITLSGDKALIEDVFPEIGDVMCNSVNAGWNHDSTHVIRFPLNGYCHLNSVQVLERLQQRGFEIAGSCGGGVDSSQFSEYVLRRELRRAGQRGGPNSNRIKQEQLD, encoded by the exons GATAACCGTTCCAGCATGTCCAGGCCAATGATCACCAGATCGCCAGCGTCCCCCCTGAGTAACCAGGGCATCCCGACACCCGCCCAGCTCACCAAGTCCAACGCCCCTGTGCACATCGACGTGGGCGGACACATGTACACCAGCAGTCTGGCCACGTTAACCAAGTACCCAGAGTCCAG AATCGGCCGTCTCTTTGATGGCACAGAGCCCATAGTGTTGGACAGTCTGAAGCAGCACTATTTCATTGACAGGGACGGACACATGTTCCGCTACATCCTCAACTTCCTCAGGACTTCCAAGCTCCTCATCCCAGACGACTTCAAA GACTATAGCCTGCTGTACGAGGAGGCCCGGTACTTCCAGCTGCAGCCCTTGCTGGCCGAGCTGGAGCACTGGCGCCAGGATCGCGACCTGGCCAGGGTGTCACGCCCCTGCGAGTGCCTGGTGGTACGCGTGGCGCCCGACCTGGGAGAGAGGATAACGCTGAGCGGAGATAAGGCCCTCATCGAGGACGTGTTCCCGGAGATCGGCGACGTCATGTGCAACTCGGTCAATGCTGGCTGGAACCACGACTCCACACACGTCATCCGCTTCCCGCTCAATGGATACTGTCATCTCAACTCTGTCCAG GTGTTGGAGCGTCTGCAGCAGCGTGGCTTTGAGATCGccggctcctgcggtggaggcgTCGACTCTTCCCAGTTCAGCGAGTACGTcctgaggagggaactgaggagggcggGCCAGCGAGGAGGGCCTAACTCAAACAGGATAAAACAGGAGCAGCTGGACTAG
- the LOC109872294 gene encoding BTB/POZ domain-containing protein KCTD1 isoform X1 yields MEATDIMDLTPQKPRKHPHPINSVDESVVHASLKRISMRTGAECGDAPFMYSRSNPLPAVSLKQNDNAVSSSSVQDNRSSMSRPMITRSPASPLSNQGIPTPAQLTKSNAPVHIDVGGHMYTSSLATLTKYPESRIGRLFDGTEPIVLDSLKQHYFIDRDGHMFRYILNFLRTSKLLIPDDFKDYSLLYEEARYFQLQPLLAELEHWRQDRDLARVSRPCECLVVRVAPDLGERITLSGDKALIEDVFPEIGDVMCNSVNAGWNHDSTHVIRFPLNGYCHLNSVQVLERLQQRGFEIAGSCGGGVDSSQFSEYVLRRELRRAGQRGGPNSNRIKQEQLD; encoded by the exons ATGGAAGCAACAGATATCATGGATTTAACACCTCAGAAACCGAGAAAGCACCCGCATCCAATCAATTCCGTGGATGAGTCCGTAGTACACGCGTCCCTGAAACGAATCTCAATGCGAACAGGAGCGGAATGCGGGGACGCTCCGTTCATGTACTCAAGAAGCAACCCCTTACCTGCAGTATCACTAAAGCAGAATGATAATGCTGTGTCTTCATCGTCAGTGCAG GATAACCGTTCCAGCATGTCCAGGCCAATGATCACCAGATCGCCAGCGTCCCCCCTGAGTAACCAGGGCATCCCGACACCCGCCCAGCTCACCAAGTCCAACGCCCCTGTGCACATCGACGTGGGCGGACACATGTACACCAGCAGTCTGGCCACGTTAACCAAGTACCCAGAGTCCAG AATCGGCCGTCTCTTTGATGGCACAGAGCCCATAGTGTTGGACAGTCTGAAGCAGCACTATTTCATTGACAGGGACGGACACATGTTCCGCTACATCCTCAACTTCCTCAGGACTTCCAAGCTCCTCATCCCAGACGACTTCAAA GACTATAGCCTGCTGTACGAGGAGGCCCGGTACTTCCAGCTGCAGCCCTTGCTGGCCGAGCTGGAGCACTGGCGCCAGGATCGCGACCTGGCCAGGGTGTCACGCCCCTGCGAGTGCCTGGTGGTACGCGTGGCGCCCGACCTGGGAGAGAGGATAACGCTGAGCGGAGATAAGGCCCTCATCGAGGACGTGTTCCCGGAGATCGGCGACGTCATGTGCAACTCGGTCAATGCTGGCTGGAACCACGACTCCACACACGTCATCCGCTTCCCGCTCAATGGATACTGTCATCTCAACTCTGTCCAG GTGTTGGAGCGTCTGCAGCAGCGTGGCTTTGAGATCGccggctcctgcggtggaggcgTCGACTCTTCCCAGTTCAGCGAGTACGTcctgaggagggaactgaggagggcggGCCAGCGAGGAGGGCCTAACTCAAACAGGATAAAACAGGAGCAGCTGGACTAG
- the LOC109872294 gene encoding BTB/POZ domain-containing protein KCTD1 isoform X4, with translation MSRPMITRSPASPLSNQGIPTPAQLTKSNAPVHIDVGGHMYTSSLATLTKYPESRIGRLFDGTEPIVLDSLKQHYFIDRDGHMFRYILNFLRTSKLLIPDDFKDYSLLYEEARYFQLQPLLAELEHWRQDRDLARVSRPCECLVVRVAPDLGERITLSGDKALIEDVFPEIGDVMCNSVNAGWNHDSTHVIRFPLNGYCHLNSVQVLERLQQRGFEIAGSCGGGVDSSQFSEYVLRRELRRAGQRGGPNSNRIKQEQLD, from the exons ATGTCCAGGCCAATGATCACCAGATCGCCAGCGTCCCCCCTGAGTAACCAGGGCATCCCGACACCCGCCCAGCTCACCAAGTCCAACGCCCCTGTGCACATCGACGTGGGCGGACACATGTACACCAGCAGTCTGGCCACGTTAACCAAGTACCCAGAGTCCAG AATCGGCCGTCTCTTTGATGGCACAGAGCCCATAGTGTTGGACAGTCTGAAGCAGCACTATTTCATTGACAGGGACGGACACATGTTCCGCTACATCCTCAACTTCCTCAGGACTTCCAAGCTCCTCATCCCAGACGACTTCAAA GACTATAGCCTGCTGTACGAGGAGGCCCGGTACTTCCAGCTGCAGCCCTTGCTGGCCGAGCTGGAGCACTGGCGCCAGGATCGCGACCTGGCCAGGGTGTCACGCCCCTGCGAGTGCCTGGTGGTACGCGTGGCGCCCGACCTGGGAGAGAGGATAACGCTGAGCGGAGATAAGGCCCTCATCGAGGACGTGTTCCCGGAGATCGGCGACGTCATGTGCAACTCGGTCAATGCTGGCTGGAACCACGACTCCACACACGTCATCCGCTTCCCGCTCAATGGATACTGTCATCTCAACTCTGTCCAG GTGTTGGAGCGTCTGCAGCAGCGTGGCTTTGAGATCGccggctcctgcggtggaggcgTCGACTCTTCCCAGTTCAGCGAGTACGTcctgaggagggaactgaggagggcggGCCAGCGAGGAGGGCCTAACTCAAACAGGATAAAACAGGAGCAGCTGGACTAG